One Vicugna pacos chromosome 12, VicPac4, whole genome shotgun sequence genomic window carries:
- the KRT84 gene encoding keratin, type II cuticular Hb4, protein MSCRSYRVSSSRRVGNFSSCSSVSPRNLNHFRASSVSCRSGPSFRGLGGFGSRSVISFGSCSPRIAAVGPRPIRCGVGFSAGSGMAFGFGDRSGAGLGFGPSSCLGLGFGAGSGLGYGFGGPGFGYRVGGVGIPAAPSITAVTVNQNLLTPLNLEIDPNAQRVKKDEKEQIKTLNNKFASFIDKVRFLEQQNKLLETKWSFLQEQKCARSNLEPLFENYITNMRRQLDIVNSDRARLEAERNNMQDVLEGFKKKYEEEVGLRANAENEFVTLKKDVDTAFLNKSDLEANADALTQDIDFLKTLYMAEIQLLQSHISETSVIVKMDNSRDLDLDGIICEIKTQYEEIARRSRADAEAWYQTKYEEMRVTAGQHCDNLRNTRDEINELTRLIQRLKAEIEHAKAQRAKLEAAVAEAEKQGEAALNDAKCKLVDLEGALQQAKQDMARQLREYQELMNTKLALDIEIATYRKLLEGEESRICEGVGPVDISVSSSRGGLVCGPETLVTSSSLCRGGVTFSGSSSIRSGGFCGSSLAAGSRGGSVLVAEACAPSIPCPLPTEGSFSSCSGSRSSGVRFVSTTTSRCTK, encoded by the exons ATGTCTTGCCGCTCTTACCGCGTCAGCTCCAGTCGCCGCGTGGGCAACTTCAGCTCTTGCTCATCAGTAAGCCCCCGGAACCTGAACCACTTCCGGGCCAgctctgtctcctgcaggagcggGCCCAGCTTCCGGGGTCTTGGCGGCTTTGGCAGTCGGAGTGTCATCAGCTTTGGATCGTGCTCACCCCGGATAGCAGCTGTGGGCCCTCGTCCCATCCGCTGCGGAGTTGGCTTCAGTGCTGGCAGTGGGATGGCCTTTGGTTTTGGTGATAGGAGTGGTGCTGGTCTGGGCTTTGGGCCCAGCAGTTGTTTGGGTCTGGGGTTTGGAGCCGGCAGTGGCCTTGGCTATGGCTTCGGTGGCCCTGGCTTTGGCTACCGAGTTGGAGGAGTTGGAATCCCAGCTGCCCCATCTATCACAGCAGTGACTGTTAACCAGAACCTGCTGACCCCCCTCAACCTGGAGATTGACCCCAATGCACAGAGAGTGAAGAAGGATGAGAAGGAGCAAATCAAGACCCTCAACAACAAATTTGCCTCCTTCATCGACAAG GTGCGGTTCCTGGAACAGCAGAATAAGCTCTTAGAGACCAAATGGAGCTTCCTCCAAGAGCAGAAATGTGCCAGGAGCAACCTGGAGCCCCTCTTCGAGAACTACATCACCAACATGCGGAGGCAGCTGGACATAGTGAACAGCGACCGGGCTCGGCTCGAGGCTGAGAGGAACAACATGCAGGATGTCCTTGAGGGTTTCAAGAAGAA GTACGAAGAGGAGGTGGGACTCCGGGCCAATGCTGAGAATGAGTTTGTGACACTGAAGAAG GATGTGGATACAGCTTTCTTAAATAAGTCTGATCTAGAGGCAAATGCGGATGCCCTAACTCAGGATATCGACTTCCTGAAAACCCTATACATGGCG GAAATCCAGTTGCTGCAGTCACACATCTCAGAGACATCGGTCATTGTGAAGATGGACAACAGCCGAGACCTGGACCTTGATGGGATCATCTGTGAAATCAAGACCCAGTATGAAGAGATTGCCAGGCGCAGTCGGGCTGATGCTGAGGCCTGGTACCAGACCAAG tATGAGGAGATGCGGGTGACAGCTGGCCAACACTGTGACAACCTGCGCAACACTCGGGATGAGATCAATGAGCTGACCCGCCTGATCCAGAGGCTGAAGGCAGAGATCGAGCATGCCAAGGCTCAG CGGGCCAAGCTGGAGGCCGCGGTGGCCGAGGCGGAGAAGCAGGGCGAGGCAGCCCTCAATGACGCCAAGTGCAAGCTGGTGGATCTGGAGGGCGCCCTGCAGCAGGCCAAGCAGGACATGGCGCGGCAGCTGCGCGAGTACCAGGAGCTTATGAACACCAAGCTGGCCCTGGACATCGAGATCGCTACCTACCGCAAGCTGCTGGAGGGCGAGGAGAGCCG gaTCTGTGAAGGTGTTGGACCAGTAGACATAT CCGTGAGCAGCTCCCGGGGCGGCCTGGTGTGCGGGCCTGAGACCCTGGTCACCAGCTCCAGCCTCTGCCGTGGCGGGGTCACCTTCTCCGGCAGCAGCAGCATCCGGTCCGGAGGCTTCTGCGGCTCGAGCCTGGCCGCAGGTTCCCGAGGGGGCTCCGTGCTGGTGGCTGAGGCGTGTGCCCCCAGCATCCCCTGCCCGCTGCCCACCGAGGGCAGCTTCAGCAGCTGCAGCGGCAGCCGCAGTTCCGGCGTCCGCTTCGTGTCCACCACCACCTCCCGCTGCACCAAGTAG
- the LOC102531931 gene encoding keratin, type II cuticular Hb5, with the protein MSCRSYRISSGCGVTRTFSSCSAVAPKTGSRCCISAAPYRGVSCYRGLTGFGSRSVSALGSCGPRIAVGGFRAGSCGRSFGYRSGGVCGPSTPCITTVSVNESLLAPLNLEIDPNAQCVKHEEKEQIKSLNSRFAAFIDKVRFLEQQNKLLETKWQFYQNQRCCESNLEPLFNGYIETLRREAECVEADSGRLASELNHVQEVLEGYKKKYEEEVALRATAENEFVVLKKDVDCAYLRKSDLEANVEALVEESSFLKRLYDEELQVLQAHISDTSVIVKMDNSRDLNMDCIVAEIKAQYDDVASRSRAEAESWYRSKCEEMKATVIRHGETLRRTKEEINELNRMIQRLTAEIENAKCQRAKLEAAVAEAEQQGEAALNDARCKLAELEGALQKAKQNMACLLKEYQEVMNSKLGLDIEIATYRRLLEGEEHRLCEGVGSVNVCVSSSRGGVTCGGLTYSTTPGRQIASGPVATGGSVTVMAPDSCAPCQPRVSSFSCGSSRSVRFA; encoded by the exons ATGTCCTGCCGCTCCTACAGGATCAGCTCAGGATGCGGGGTCACCAGGACCTTCAGCTCATGCTCGGCTGTGGCCCCCAAAACTGGCAGCCGCTGCTGCATCAGCGCCGCCCCCTACCGAGGGGTGTCCTGCTACCGGGGGCTGACGGGCTTCGGCAGCCGCAGCGTCTCCGCCCTGGGCTCCTGCGGGCCCCGCATAGCGGTGGGCGGCTTCCGCGCCGGCTCCTGCGGGCGCAGCTTCGGGTACCGCTCTGGCGGCGTGTGTGGCCCCAGCACGCCCTGCATCACCACCGTGTCGGTCAACGAGAGCCTCCTGGCGCCCCTCAACCTGGAGATCGACCCCAACGCGCAGTGCGTGAAGCACGAGGAGAAGGAGCAGATCAAGAGCCTCAACAGCAGGTTCGCCGCCTTCATTGACAAG GTGCGCTTCCTGGAGCAGCAGAACAAGCTGCTGGAGACCAAGTGGCAGTTCTACCAGAATCAGCGCTGCTGTGAGAGCAACCTGGAGCCGCTGTTCAACGGCTACATCGAGACCCTGAGACGGGAGGCCGAGTGCGTGGAGGCCGACAGCGGGAGGCTGGCCTCGGAGCTCAACCACGTGCAGGAGGTGCTGGAGGGCTACAAGAAGAA GTATGAAGAGGAGGTGGCTCTGAGGGCAACAGCGGAGAACGAGTTCGTGGTTCTAAAGAAG GACGTGGACTGCGCCTACTTGCGGAAGTCAGACCTGGAGGCCAACGTGGAGGCCCTGGTGGAGGAGTCAAGCTTCCTGAAGCGCCTCTATGAtgag GAGCTCCAAGTCCTCCAAGCCCACATCTCAGACACCTCAGTCATTGTCAAGATGGACAACAGCCGGGACTTGAACATGGACTGTATCGTCGCCGAGATCAAGGCTCAGTATGATGACGTTGCCAGCCGCAGCCGGGCCGAGGCTGAGTCCTGGTACCGCAGCAAG TGTGAGGAGATGAAGGCCACAGTGATCCGACATGGGGAGACCCTGCGCCGCACCAAGGAGGAGATCAATGAGCTGAACCGCATGATCCAGAGGCTGACGGCCGAGATTGAAAATGCCAAGTGCCAG CGGGCCAAGCTGGAGGCTGCCGTGGCCGAGGCAGAGCAGCAAGGTGAGGCAGCCCTGAATGATGCTCGCTGCAAGCTGGCTGAGCTGGAGGGCGCCCTGCAAAAGGCCAAGCAGAACATGGCCTGCCTGCTCAAGGAGTACCAGGAGGTGATGAACTCCAAGCTGGGCCTGGACATCGAGATCGCCACCTACAGGCGCCTTCTGGAGGGCGAGGAGCACAG GCTGTGCGAAGGTGTGGGCTCCGTGAATGTCT GCGTCAGCAGCTCCCGCGGCGGAGTCACCTGTGGGGGCCTCACGTATAGCACCACCCCGGGCCGCCAGATTGCCTCTGGCCCGGTGGCCACAGGGGGCAGCGTCACGGTGATGGCGCCCGACTCCTGCGCCCCCTGTCAGCCCCGCGTCTCCAGCTTCAGCTGTGGGAGCAGCCGGTCCGTCCGCTTTGCGTAG